The Oncorhynchus nerka isolate Pitt River linkage group LG12, Oner_Uvic_2.0, whole genome shotgun sequence genome includes a region encoding these proteins:
- the LOC115138309 gene encoding gamma-aminobutyric acid receptor subunit rho-1-like, whose translation MCTMQVDTVFVLFCVCLMGVAGRSAHQRGQKLETYKQSRSRRQTSRMDGETHSNSERPILKRSSDMTKSPMTKSEQLLRIDDHDFTMRPAFGGPPIPVGVDVQVESLDTISEVDMDFTMTLYLRHYWKDERLSFPSTNNQSMTFDSRLAKKIWVPDMFFVHSKRSFIHDTTTDNVMLRVHPDGNVLYSLRITVTAMCNMDLSRFPLDTQTCSLEIESYAYTDDDLMLYWKKGNESLNTDERISLSQFLIQKFHTTTKLAFYSSTGWYNRLYIHFTLRRHVFFFLLQTYFPATLMVMLSWVSFWIDRRAVPARVPLGITTVLTMSTIITGVNASMPRVSYIKAVDIYLWVSFVFVFLSVIEYAAVNYLSTVQERKERKLRERLPCTCGIGNPDDMMCDPQISGYTTMDVNRTANYGTAGNYGMPENGGRQERMLAQVVLGDPQLTGQVKRPGYVNIWIDTHAIDKYSRVLFPGSYALFNIIYWSIYS comes from the exons ATCCAGGAGACAAACGTCAAGAATGGATGGAGAAACTCATAGCAACTCTGAAAG ACCAATCCTAAAGCGAAGTTCAGACATGACAAAATCTCCCATGACAAAATCTGAGCAGCTCCTAAGAATAGATGACCATGATTTTACCATGAGACCAGCATTTGGAG GACCCCCTATTCCAGTTGGGGTAGATGTTCAGGTTGAAAGTCTGGACACAATCTCTGAAGTGGATATG GACTTCACCATGACCCTGTACCTGAGGCACTACTGGAAGGACGAGCGCCTGTCCTTCCCCAGCACCAATAACCAGAGCATGACCTTCGACAGCAGGCTGGCCAAGAAGATCTGGGTTCCTGACATGTTCTTCGTCCACTCCAAGAGGTCCTTCATCCACGACACAACCACGGACAACGTCATGCTGAGGGTGCACCCTGACGGAAACGTGCTCTACAGTCTAAG AATCACAGTCACGGCCATGTGCAACATGGACCTGAGTCGCTTCCCTCTGGACACACAGACCTGCTCGCTGGAGATAGAGAGCT ACGCGTACACGGACGATGACCTCATGCTGTACTGGAAGAAAGGCAACGAGTCACTGAACACGGACGAGAGGATATCTTTATCTCAGTTCCTCATCCAGAAGTTCCACACCACTACAAAGCTGGCCTTTTATAGCAGTACAG GCTGGTACAACCGTCTGTACATCCACTTCACTCTACGACGCCACGTCTTCTTCTTCCTGCTCCAGACCTACTTCCCTGCCACCCTCATGGTCATGCTGTCCTGGGTCTCCTTCTGGATCGACCGCAGGGCTGTCCCCGCTAGGGTCCCCTTGG GTATCACCACGGTGCTCACCATGTCCACCATCATCACTGGAGTCAACGCCTCCATGCCCAGAGTGTCCTACATCAAAGCAGTAGACATCTACCTGTGGGTCAGTTTTGTGTTTGTCTTCCTCTCGGTCATAGAGTATGCAGCGGTCAACTACCTCTCGACCGTGCAGGAACGGAAAGAGAGGAAGCTAAGAGAAAGG TTGCCCTGTACCTGTGGCATTGGCAACCCGGACGACATGATGTGCGACCCCCAGATCTCCGGCTACACCACCATGGACGTCAACCGCACAGCGAACTATGGCACAGCAGGGAACTATGGGATGCCAGAGAACGGCGGCAGGCAGGAGAGGATGTTGGCCCAGGTGGTTCTGGGGGATCCCCAGCTCACGGGCCAGGTAAAGAGGCCAGGCTATGTGAACATTTGGATAGACACCCACGCCATAGACAAGTACTCACGGGTCCTATTCCCTGGTTCCTACGCCCTGTTCAACATCATCTACTGGTCTATCTACTCCTAA
- the LOC115138310 gene encoding xaa-Arg dipeptidase-like: MALGSQSRENRMQLKHNIGTCIDTIQDKLFILSQDIWRCPELAYGEKQSHDRLVRFLSDDNLWEVESHYKLPTAVRATWGPFGGKDGDRVLNVGFLCEYDALPGIGHACGHNLIAEVGVAAALGLTGALGLVREPTDCLTPLRVKVTVLGTPAEEDGGGKVDLILAGAFEDMDVVFMAHPAQQDVAFLPCVSITDVTVKYHGKASHAAAYPWEGVNALDAAVLAYNSLSVLRQQLKPDWRLHGIIKHGGVKPNIIPAYTELEYYLRTPLVMDLSDLKAKAEACFRSAAMATGCQVEITYPNHTYSNILPNTTLAQLYEENGRALGIEFVEVQNNFSGSTDFGNVSFVVPGIHPFFYIGTDALNHTEEYTAAAGAEKAQFYTLRTAKALAMTAVDVLCCPELFHKMRVEFSEAKLKQEQGPKDKDTTGSTHS, translated from the exons ATGGCGCTAGGCTCTCAATCGCGTGAAAATCGAATGCAGTTGAAACACAATATTGGAACCTGCATAGACACAATTCAAGACAAGCTGTTCATTCTAAGCCAAGACATATGGAGGTGTCCAGAGCTTGCATATGGGGAGAAACAGTCACACGACAGGCTCGTTCGTTTTCTCTCTGATGATAACTTATGGGAGGTTGAAAGTCACTACAAACTGCCTACCGCAGTTAGGGCGACATGGGGCCCATTTGGTGGCAAAGACGGCGACAGAGTTTTGAATGTGGGATTCCTATGCGAGTACGACGCTTTGCCAGGTATTGGCCATGCATGTGGACACAACCTTATAGCAGAAGTCGGTGTGGCTGCAGCACTAGGGTTGACGGGTGCATTAGGATTAGTAAGAGAACCAACAGACTGTCTGACTCCTCTCCGTGTAAAG GTGACAGTACTTGGGACCCCAGcagaagaggatggaggagggaaggtTGACCTCATCCTGGCTGGGGCATTTGAAGACATggatgttgtcttcatggctCACCCCGCTCAGCAGGATGTTGCCTTCCTACCCTGTGTATCCATCACAGA TGTGACAGTGAAGTACCATGGGAAGGCGTCTCATGCTGCAGCGTACCCCTGGGAGGGGGTCAATGCCCTGGATGCAGCAGTGCTGGCGTACAACAGCCTGTCAGTTCTGAGGCAGCAGCTGAAGCCAGACTGGAGACTCCATG GCATCATCAAACATGGTGGAGTGAAGCCTAACATCATCCCAGCCTACACCGAGCTGGAGTATTACTTGCGCACTCCACTGGTCATGGACCTGTCTGACCTCAAAGCCAAGGCAGAGGCCTGCTTCAGGTCAGCTGCCATGGCAACTGGTTGTCAA GTGGAGATAACTTATCCAAACCACACATATTCCAACATCCTTCCCAACACCACCCTTGCACAGCTCTACGAAGAGAATGGTAGAGCCTTGGGGATTGAGTTTGTGGAAGTGCAGAACAATTTCTCAG GTTCCACTGACTTTGGCAACGTGTCATTTGTCGTCCCTGGGATACACCCTTTCTTTTACATTGGCACCGATGCACTGAACCACACTGAGGAGTACACCGCAGCTGCAG GTGCAGAAAAGGCTCAGTTTTACACACTCCGGACGGCCAAGGCCCTGGCCATGACAGCTGTGGATGTGCTGTGCTGCCCTGAGCTGTTTCACAAGATGAGGGTGGAATTCTCTGAGGCCAAACTGAAGCAGGAGCAAGGACCGAAAGACAAGGACACTACTGGCTCCACACATtcatga